In one Thermaerobacter sp. PB12/4term genomic region, the following are encoded:
- a CDS encoding amidohydrolase, which translates to MNPPSSAGPSSPLPSREAAGPSQPVRFFYNGRIFTADPDQPEAEAMVVANGRILWIGRQQDANPGTGVERVDLQGCRVIPGIIDAHMHPLFLAETAQQIACLPPAAHSLDDIIEAVRRRRAELGRLPLAPGGPGGAGRQGRNPGGTGLASRGEGPGGNGSGHAQAARSPSGGEEAGRSVPGSGAAGSSGTLPWILGWGYDEGKLAEGRAPTRWDLDRGASDVPVVLTRICYHVVAVNSKALELAGITRETPDPPGGRIDRDEHGEPTGILRESARYLVLDRIPTPPPAAWAQMLANLSPFLFARGITGITDMMARRRPVDDLALYRDAHARGLRQRVVLYYLWEHLRDEPPSALRPEALPGPGQPVAVGGIKVFADGSISGRTAWVDPPFSSPGAPSPEDSGLAMTTAAELLEAATAARRLGVQLAVHAMGNRAIDLVVNSLARLPGRLDGPGWLDGSPSIRLEHATLASPAAMAEAARAGIAFVPQPIFLFAEVESYLNNLGPERASRAYALRSMLAAGVQVALSSDAPATSWADPASPFANLKMAVTRRASNGMVLGPDEAIPLDVALTLYTREAARVTRMPGTGQLKAGFAADFVVLDRDVLAAGPDTAAELDAVRVLATYLDGERVYEA; encoded by the coding sequence ATGAACCCGCCCTCAAGCGCAGGGCCATCCAGCCCCCTGCCGTCTCGGGAGGCCGCGGGCCCATCCCAGCCCGTCCGGTTCTTCTACAACGGGCGCATCTTCACCGCCGACCCGGACCAGCCCGAGGCCGAAGCCATGGTCGTGGCAAACGGCCGCATCCTCTGGATCGGCCGGCAGCAGGACGCCAACCCCGGCACCGGCGTGGAACGGGTTGACCTGCAAGGTTGCCGGGTCATCCCCGGCATCATCGATGCCCACATGCATCCCCTGTTCCTTGCCGAAACCGCACAGCAGATTGCCTGCCTACCTCCGGCCGCCCATTCGCTCGACGACATCATCGAGGCCGTGCGGCGAAGGCGGGCGGAGCTAGGCCGGCTGCCCCTAGCCCCGGGTGGCCCGGGGGGAGCGGGCCGGCAAGGCCGGAACCCCGGCGGAACCGGTCTGGCAAGCCGTGGCGAAGGCCCTGGTGGGAACGGAAGCGGCCATGCCCAGGCGGCCCGGAGCCCATCCGGCGGAGAGGAGGCCGGACGGTCCGTGCCCGGATCCGGCGCCGCCGGTTCGTCCGGCACCCTGCCCTGGATCCTGGGCTGGGGTTACGACGAGGGCAAGCTGGCCGAGGGCCGAGCCCCGACCCGCTGGGATCTGGACCGGGGGGCCTCCGATGTACCCGTGGTCCTGACCCGCATCTGCTACCACGTGGTGGCGGTGAACAGCAAGGCCCTTGAGCTGGCGGGGATCACCCGCGAGACGCCGGACCCGCCGGGTGGCCGGATCGACCGGGACGAACACGGCGAGCCCACGGGCATCCTGCGGGAGTCGGCCCGGTACCTGGTCCTGGACCGCATCCCCACCCCGCCCCCCGCGGCGTGGGCCCAGATGCTGGCCAACCTCAGTCCCTTCCTCTTCGCCCGGGGGATTACCGGGATCACCGACATGATGGCCCGGCGCCGGCCGGTCGACGACCTGGCCCTTTACCGGGACGCCCACGCCCGCGGCTTGCGGCAGCGGGTGGTGCTCTACTACCTGTGGGAGCACCTCCGCGATGAGCCTCCCTCCGCCCTCCGGCCCGAGGCGCTGCCAGGGCCCGGCCAGCCGGTGGCCGTCGGCGGCATCAAGGTCTTTGCCGACGGCAGCATCTCCGGCCGCACCGCGTGGGTCGACCCGCCCTTCAGCTCCCCGGGCGCCCCCTCCCCCGAGGATTCCGGCCTGGCCATGACCACCGCGGCCGAGCTTCTGGAGGCGGCAACTGCCGCCCGGCGGCTCGGGGTGCAGCTGGCCGTCCACGCCATGGGCAACCGGGCCATCGACCTGGTGGTGAACAGCCTGGCCCGCCTGCCGGGCCGGCTGGACGGCCCGGGCTGGCTGGACGGCAGCCCCTCCATCCGCTTGGAGCACGCCACCCTGGCATCCCCCGCGGCCATGGCGGAAGCCGCCCGGGCGGGCATCGCCTTCGTCCCCCAGCCCATCTTCCTGTTCGCGGAGGTCGAAAGCTACCTGAACAACCTGGGCCCGGAACGGGCGTCGCGGGCCTACGCCCTGCGGTCCATGCTGGCCGCCGGGGTGCAGGTGGCGCTGTCATCGGACGCCCCGGCCACCTCCTGGGCCGACCCGGCCAGCCCCTTTGCCAACCTCAAGATGGCCGTCACCCGGCGGGCATCCAACGGGATGGTGCTGGGTCCGGACGAGGCGATCCCCCTGGATGTGGCCCTGACCCTGTATACCCGGGAGGCGGCCCGGGTCACCCGGATGCCCGGCACCGGCCAGCTCAAAGCCGGCTTTGCGGCGGATTTCGTGGTCCTGGATCGGGACGTGCTGGCGGCCGGACCGGACACCGCGGCGGAGCTCGACGCGGTACGGGTGCTGGCCACGTATCTGGACGGAGAGCGGGTCTACGAGGCTTAG
- a CDS encoding ABC transporter permease yields the protein MPAKEAAWRVKEAAWREALRQKLGGLLAPTPLNPIIELEFRARMRRSRTVVLLVAYVAVVAAVFVLGVVLSGINRASGLHASPYEVSWLLFQAMMLAELVLTGAVAGASGAGAISGERERQTLDVLLTTRLPAWRIMTGKLVAAVALSLWLVVASFPVFLPLFRFNAVDPGTLLKVGAVFAASGLAWAALGLFFSTLFRRTIPAVIATYATASGWVILTLISRTLLNALRQGPPYGPLPPQPVGPLAVEVASPVLALLYAMRSPFLEAWNWIAGSIAVPPSPSPVAPLTPAHNRLTVAARVAAHLGADGYFWLYVAIALLVTFVLTAAATLLLNRRRAEG from the coding sequence GTGCCCGCTAAGGAGGCGGCCTGGCGAGTCAAGGAAGCGGCCTGGCGAGAGGCGCTGCGCCAGAAACTGGGCGGTCTCCTGGCACCCACCCCGCTGAACCCCATCATCGAGCTGGAGTTCCGGGCCCGGATGCGCCGCAGCCGGACGGTGGTCCTCCTGGTGGCCTACGTGGCCGTGGTGGCGGCCGTGTTCGTCCTGGGCGTGGTGCTGTCGGGCATCAACCGGGCCAGCGGGCTCCACGCCAGCCCCTATGAGGTCAGCTGGCTGCTCTTCCAGGCGATGATGCTGGCGGAACTGGTGCTCACCGGCGCCGTGGCCGGGGCTTCGGGCGCCGGCGCCATCAGCGGCGAGCGGGAGCGGCAGACCCTGGACGTGCTCCTGACGACCCGGCTGCCCGCGTGGCGCATCATGACCGGCAAGCTGGTGGCCGCCGTCGCCCTCTCCCTCTGGCTGGTGGTGGCCTCCTTTCCCGTCTTCCTGCCCTTGTTCCGGTTCAATGCGGTGGATCCCGGCACGCTGCTGAAGGTCGGCGCGGTGTTCGCCGCCAGCGGCCTGGCCTGGGCCGCCCTGGGCCTGTTCTTCTCCACCCTGTTCCGCCGGACCATCCCGGCGGTCATCGCCACGTACGCCACGGCCTCCGGCTGGGTCATCCTGACCCTGATCAGCCGGACCCTGCTCAACGCCCTGCGCCAGGGGCCGCCCTACGGCCCGCTCCCTCCCCAGCCCGTGGGCCCGCTGGCCGTGGAGGTGGCCAGCCCGGTGCTGGCGCTGCTCTACGCCATGCGCTCGCCCTTCCTCGAAGCCTGGAACTGGATTGCCGGCAGCATCGCCGTGCCGCCTTCCCCGTCGCCGGTGGCCCCCTTGACGCCGGCACACAACCGGCTGACGGTGGCCGCTCGAGTGGCGGCCCACCTGGGGGCCGATGGCTACTTCTGGCTTTATGTCGCCATTGCGCTGCTCGTGACCTTCGTCCTGACGGCGGCCGCAACCCTCTTGCTGAACCGCCGCCGGGCGGAAGGCTGA
- a CDS encoding ABC transporter ATP-binding protein produces MSTQEAPRRHGPQDVKAGGGETGGRDGRGEPGPIGAHSHEAGSSEPAIVTRRLRRLYGRVEALAGIDMVVPQGAIYGFIGPNGAGKTTCLRILAGLLDPSGGEARVCGVDVTRQRSELAGVIGYMPDFFGVYDDLTVTEYLDFYAACYGLRGPAARRRRDALLELVDLAGKAGEPVNGLSRGMKQRLGLARALIHDPQVLLLDEPASGLDPAARIEFRELMKELAAMGKTLVVSSHILSELADFCTHIGILHRGRLLVSGTMDQVLAAVRRRSARFHLLVPPQDEPEAVAARARQVLASLPAVTRVEMEPTGAEASRVEGVLDFAGGPATLATANARLVEAGLMVSHLAELGGSLEEAFLYAVETLAGSPAGSIGPGGGGKAGRPEGGRGEAGGGEAGGGEGAGRRAEPLGPVASGARSWRPWRRRGRGGGGSAR; encoded by the coding sequence GTGAGCACCCAGGAAGCGCCGCGGCGGCACGGTCCGCAGGACGTCAAGGCCGGTGGGGGCGAGACCGGTGGGAGGGATGGCCGCGGCGAGCCCGGTCCCATCGGGGCCCACAGCCACGAGGCCGGCAGCAGCGAGCCTGCCATCGTCACCCGCCGCCTGCGCCGGCTGTACGGCCGGGTCGAGGCCCTGGCGGGCATCGACATGGTGGTGCCCCAGGGGGCGATCTACGGGTTCATCGGTCCCAACGGCGCCGGCAAGACCACCTGCCTCCGCATCCTGGCCGGCCTGCTCGACCCTTCGGGCGGCGAGGCCCGGGTATGCGGGGTCGACGTGACCCGCCAGCGAAGCGAGCTGGCGGGCGTCATCGGCTACATGCCGGACTTCTTCGGGGTTTACGACGACCTCACCGTCACGGAGTACCTGGATTTCTACGCCGCCTGTTACGGCCTGCGGGGTCCGGCCGCCCGGCGCCGCCGCGATGCCCTGCTGGAGCTGGTCGACCTGGCGGGCAAGGCAGGCGAGCCCGTCAACGGCCTGTCCCGGGGCATGAAGCAGCGCCTGGGCCTGGCCCGCGCCCTGATCCACGACCCCCAGGTCCTTCTCCTGGACGAACCGGCCAGCGGCCTGGACCCGGCCGCCCGCATCGAGTTTCGCGAGCTCATGAAGGAGCTGGCGGCCATGGGCAAGACCCTGGTGGTCAGCTCCCACATCCTGAGCGAGCTGGCCGACTTCTGCACCCACATCGGCATCCTCCACCGGGGCCGGCTGCTGGTCTCGGGCACCATGGACCAGGTGCTGGCCGCCGTGCGGCGGCGGTCGGCCCGGTTCCACCTGCTGGTTCCGCCCCAGGACGAGCCCGAGGCCGTGGCCGCCCGGGCCCGCCAGGTCCTGGCCAGCCTGCCGGCGGTGACCCGGGTGGAGATGGAGCCCACCGGCGCGGAGGCCTCGCGGGTCGAAGGGGTGCTGGATTTCGCCGGCGGCCCGGCCACCCTGGCCACCGCCAACGCCCGGCTGGTGGAAGCGGGCCTGATGGTCAGCCACTTGGCCGAGCTGGGCGGCAGCCTGGAAGAGGCCTTCCTCTATGCCGTCGAAACCCTGGCGGGCAGCCCCGCCGGGTCCATTGGCCCCGGCGGTGGGGGTAAAGCCGGCCGCCCGGAGGGCGGGCGCGGGGAAGCCGGCGGCGGGGAGGCCGGCGGCGGGGAGGGGGCCGGCAGGCGGGCGGAACCCCTGGGGCCCGTGGCCTCAGGGGCGCGGAGCTGGCGGCCTTGGCGACGGCGTGGAAGGGGAGGTGGCGGCAGTGCCCGCTAA